The DNA window GCGTGTACCGGATGCATCGGCTGACGGCAGCCCGCGCGTCCGCTCGTCCAGGGTGCGCTGCGCTTGCCGGTTCAGTTCGTCGGCGAGATAGAGGGCTGCTTCCGGCGGCAACAGCAGTTGCACGAGGCCTGCGTGATCGCCGGCGGTGTCCGAACCCGGTTCATATTGCAACACCAGCTTCAGTGAGCCTCGTTCCTCGGGGCTGAGCACCCAGCCTTGCAATTGCCGAGCCTGCCCCTTTCCCTCGAAATCATCCATGCTCATCTCCTCGGTTTTTGGCATAGCAGCCGCATCCGCCATCAAGGCGTCTCTGGCGAGACCTGCGCTATGCCAAAGGATACGCGTTATATTTAATCGCTTATAGCGCTTCAGTCTGATTCTTCGTTTTCACCTCGATTTGATCAGCGTATCAATCGCTGTGCTGCGATCCGCCTCGTTCAAAACCATGGCGCGATCGCCGTAAGTCTTCGATGCGCCGTTTCGCGCGCTGCCTGCGCCGGCGAGGCGGGGCCCACCGTCGGACCGATCAGGACGAAACGCTGGTCGCTCAGGCCGATGAAACGCAGCACGTCGCGCAAATACGGTGTCGCCATGTCGGTGCGGCCGCGGTTCATCCCCGTCACGAAATCGCCGCCGCTTGCCAGGATGACGAGCGTCGGCCGATTCCTGAGCAGCGGACTGTATCCGCGATTCGGGTCGAAGCTGAAAGTGAGGCCCGGCTGCACGATCAGATCGATATATTGCTTCAGCTTGTAGGGTATCCCGAAGTTCCACATCGGTGTCGAGATCAGTACGCGATCCGCGACCGCGAGGCGCACGACCATGCGTTCGATGACTGCGAAGGCGTCGCGCTGCGGATCGTTGAACGGCCGGTCCGCCTGGCGCGCATATTTCGCTTCCAGTGCCGCGCCCTGGAAATCGGGCAGGCTTTCGCGCCAGAGGTCCAGCGTATCGATGTCCCAGCCGCGATGGGTCTCGTTGAAACGATCGACGAAGGCGTCGGCGCCCGCGCCTGAGGCGGAATCGCGGCGCGGCGACGCACGCAGATGAAAGAGCTTAGGCAAGCGCCCGTTCTCCCGAATTGACGCCCTTCAGCCGAGCGCCGCTATGACCGTATCCGCGTTGGTGACCACCGAAACGTTCTGCAATGCGAAATTGATCGAGGCGTTGTGCCATTCCGGATTCATGGTCGAGCAGCAATCTTCCGGAACGATCATGAAATAGCCCTTGTCGGCGCCGGTACGCGCGGTGTGCTCGACCGACATGTTGGTCCATGCGCCGGTGTTGATGATCATGTCGCGCTTGCCGCTCTTGAGCATCGTCTCCAGCCGGGTGCCTTCCCAGGCGCTCATCCGCATCTTCTCGACGATCAGGTCGCCGGGGCGGGGCTCGAGGCCGGGGACGGGCGCAGCACCCCAACCTCCGCGGACCATGGCATTGCTGTCGACCAGTCCCTCGAA is part of the Bradyrhizobium erythrophlei genome and encodes:
- a CDS encoding FMN-dependent NADH-azoreductase, with amino-acid sequence MPKLFHLRASPRRDSASGAGADAFVDRFNETHRGWDIDTLDLWRESLPDFQGAALEAKYARQADRPFNDPQRDAFAVIERMVVRLAVADRVLISTPMWNFGIPYKLKQYIDLIVQPGLTFSFDPNRGYSPLLRNRPTLVILASGGDFVTGMNRGRTDMATPYLRDVLRFIGLSDQRFVLIGPTVGPASPAQAARETAHRRLTAIAPWF